The nucleotide window GCGTTCTCTCTGACTTAGAGACCAACCAGCTCATCCATAACGCGCCAGCTCCGCTGATCACGATCCATAATGGAATAACCCAAGCAGGATGTCCTTGGTACCAACCGAATTCTTTCATTGGCCATAAGAAAATCGGGTGCAGCAGGTAAATACCTAAGCTGTGCTTACTGATAAAACCAACCACTTGATTGCTCTTCTCAGACAAGCCTTCACCATAGTAACGGCACACCATGAACACCATGCTCGCCGCTAATACGGTATTCAACGTCTTGTAAGATAACCAACGCCCTACCGTGTACTCTTCTGCTACCAAGCTTGCATCAACCACCATGTAAACCGTAGTCAGTAACGCTAACCCACCCAGTAACACACTCACGCCAACTGTCATCTTGTTAAGTGGCACAATCTTGTACAGCAAGTAACCCAATGGTAAGTAGCCGGTGTACAACCACAATTCGTGACTCCAAGGGCCATCGATTTTTAGTAAGAACAGCAATGTTGTGAACAACCATACCGCCGTAAAGGCATAGACAGATCTATCACCGTACTTTCTGACCATGATCTGCAAGAACGGAATAACAAAGTAGAGTGGGATAAAGTAATAAAAGAAGCCAAGGTGATAGTAGGTATAGTGATGATAGCTATTGAGTAGCACATCCCAACTAACGTCAGCATCAAAGCCCATCGCAGACCAACCCGATAGGTAGGTATAGAACAGCGACCAGGCAATGAAAGGGATCAGCACCTTACCCAGACGACGCTTGAGGTAGTACTTGGCGTCAAACGGGCGCTGATCACTCAGCATCAGAGCACCAGTAATCAATATGAACACCGGCACTGCCCAACGACTGAAACCGTTCACCGTAATGGCGGTCAGCCATTCACCGAAAGGAATGGTGCCTAATTCATTGCGATAAGGCGCCAAAACATGAATCGCGATAACCGCTACGGCCGCGACACATCGTGCTAAATCAAAAAAGAGAATTCGCAGCTTCATGTAAATGCCTGATTAATATTCAATCATTCTACTATAGCAATAAAAAAGCTGACCGGAATAAATACCAAGTCAGCTTAGTGTTAAAGGAGACGCTTATCGCGAATTTAGCTCATACGACGCTAGCTTATGCCGCTGAGATTTGCGGCACTTTAGGTAAACGCAGAGAGATCACCGTCGTTATCGCTAAGAACGCAAAAGATACCCACAAACACGCAGACAAACCGGCCATTTGGAATACCAACCCTGACAAGATAGTGCCAATCAAACGGCCCATTGCATTTGCCATGTAATAGAAACCGACATCAAGAGAAACGCCATCGCCTTTCGCATAACTCACAATAAGGTATGAGTGCAGCGATGAATTCACCGCAAAGATGGCACCAAACACCATCAAGCCACCGATAATAACGAACTCGGGTTGCCAGCCAATTTGCACCGCATAGGCAATACCGGCAGTCACGATAGCCAACGCACCTGCCCATAACAACGCGGCATGGCCATCTGGCACCTTGCCTTGTGCTTTACCAGTAATCTTGGGTGCAATGCCCTGCACAAAGCCATATGCGATGGTCCAAACCGCTAAGAAGCCACCCACCCATGAGTGATCCCACCCAAACACGCTGCCTAGGTAAATCGGCAAAGCAATCACAAACCACACATCACGAGCACCAAACAGGAACATACGCGCAGCAGATAGGATGTTGATGGATTCAGACTTAGAGAAGATCTGTTTGAATTTAGGTTTGGTTTTAGCTTTACCCATGTCCGCTTCTAAGCTCGCCAAGCTGCCGATGAACACTAATGTCAGTACAGCAGCCATCGCAAGCACTGCATATTGGAAACCAATTGTTGAAAGCAGCAAACCACCAATAAAGAACCCTGCGCCTTTAAGCGCATTCTTAGAGCCGGTCAGAATCGCTATCCACTTATAAAGCGCACCCTGCTGTTCATCAGGTACCAGAGTCTTAATCGAGCTCTTGGCACTCATCTTATTGAGGTCTTTAGCAATACCAGACAAAGCCTGCGCCGCCATTACCCAAGGAATGGTCAACATGGCTGATGGCACCGCGAGCATACCCAAGGCGACGACTTGCATCCCTAACCCGATGTTCATGGTCTTGTTGAGGCCAAGACGCGCCCCTAACCAGCCACCGATTAGGTTGGTCACCACACCAAAGAATTCATAGAAAAGGAACAGTGAGGCGATTTCTAGTGAACTGTAGCCAAGGTCGTAAAAATACAGAACCACCAGCATACGAAGTGCACCATCAGTAATGGTGAAGTTCCAGTAGTTGAAAGTCACCAACATATATTGGCGAACGCTCTTACTTAGATTTGAAAACATAACGCTATCTCTGCAATCTAAACAAAAAGAGCTTTTGGATCATGATAAGTTCAACACTCCAGATACCAAAAGCTCCCTGTATTCCAACAATGGCTTATTAGCTGTTCGCTACGCCATTAATGTATTCAACCTGAATAGGCTTAGTAAATGCGCCCGGACGCAGTGCCTGCACCTCTTGAACAATCTTGCTCAGATCCCAGCTCTTCTCTAGCAGCAGATGTGCAGCGAGTAAACCAGTGCGACCAGAACCGCCCATGCAGTGCATTGCTACCTTGCCGCCGTTATCAACCACTTGATGCAACGCAGGGCTAGCCGCTTGCCATTTCGCAGCAAAATCAGCACCCGGTGCACAGTCGTCTTCAATTTCGGTCTGGAACCATTGCATGCCTAGCGCACGTGTTTTTTCGCCAAGTGCCGCCACGTCTTTACTTGCAAGCTCATGGTCATCAAGTGCTGTCACGATAGCTTCAACGCCTTGTGCTTTCAGTTGCGTTAATGATGCATCTAGGTCAGCGTCTTTAGTACCTGGGCACGGAGTAAGCACTAACGCACCAGTTTCTAGATCTAGTTGCCATGTTGGGTGTGTCATTATGTATTCTCTTAAAATTCTTATAGAACCGATACTCAAAATAATTGGAGTTGCAGGTAGGCAACCTTTTCCCTAAAAAGGAATGAAGTTCAGCCCTATGAGCATAGTGGGTCTATGTGATTAGGGCGGCCGGCGTTCCGGTGAACTTACGCAGTTAACAACGCTGCAGCTTTAAGTATGAAGAGTATTATGCTAAACCGACGGTACGAACCAGCTCAGCGGTACGTGTCGCGTAACCCATCTCGTTGTCGTACCAAGCGTAGATCTTAACCATGCGCTTACCGACCAACATCGTTGATAGTGCATCCACGATGGTTGAGCGTTGATCGCCTTTGTAATCGATAGAAACCAGTGGACGCTCTTCAAAGCCAAGAATGCCTTTCAGTTCGTTCTCAGACGCTTCTTTCAGCATCGCGTTAACTTCTTCTACCGTGGTGTCTTGCTTCACTTCGAAGATGATGTCTGTCAGAGAAGCATTCGCTAGTGGTACACGAACCGCGTGGCCGTTGATACGGTTTTCAAGCTCTGGGAAGATCTCAACAATCGCTTTGGCGCTGCCCGTTGTTGTTGGGATAAGGCTCATGCCACATGCTCGTGCACGGCGTAAGTCTTTGTGGGGCGCATCAAGAATCGTTTGCGTGTTAGTTAGATCATGAATAGTGGTGAAAGCTGCGTTCTCGATACCAAGCTTCTCGTTGATCACCTTAACCACTGGCGCGAGACAGTTGGTTGTACAAGACGCTGCCGTTACGATTTTATGTACCGCAGGATCGAAGATATTGTCGTTCACACCGACAACGATGTTTGCGATGCCTTCTTCTTTCACAGGAGCTGATACCACAACGCGCTTCACACCTTGCTCTAGGTATTTGTTTAGGAAAGATGTCTTACGGTGAACACCTGTCGCTTCGATAACCACATCACAACCAGACCAATCGATCGCATCAATGTCGCGCTCTTTTGTGGTTTTGATGCGTTGACCATTGATGATCATCTCGTCGCCTTCAACAGCCACTTCGTGATTCCAACGACCTTGAACCGAATCGAATTCAAGAAGGTGAGCCAATGTTGCTGTGTCGCCAGCAACATCGTTAATTTGAACAAATTCTAGCTCATCCCAATCGAATGCTGCGCGAAGTGCTAGACGGCCGATACGACCAAAACCATTAATACCTACTTTGACTGTCATTTTCTGTTCTCTCAGTTAATTGCCTTCATATTTGAAGCCGCAGCGTTGTTGACTACGTTCACTTACCGGATCGCCGGCCTCCCTAATCACATAGAGCCACTATGCTCACAGGGATAAGTTCACTTGTCGCCTAGCTGCAACTCCAACTATTTCGGCATTAAGTTTTAATGTATTTAAACGCAACATACTGGGCGTGAGTTCATCGACTCTAAGCGCTCAATATCTTGCTGGTATTCAGTTTTCAAACAGTTCGATGCGATAAGGTCGTCAATTAACTTTAGCATCCAACCTGGTAAATCTTGTGACAGGCGGTAAAACACCCACTGCCCTTGGCGAACATCAGTCAAAATGCCGTTTGAACGCAACTGCGCAAGATGGCGTGAAACCTTTGGCTGACTTTCTTGCAATGCCTGAGTCAACTCACCAACCGATAAGCACTCATTGCGAACGATCAACATTAAGCAACGCACTCGCGTTTCATCGGACAGTAATTTAAAAAATTGGTGAGGAAGCATAAATACATACTCATATATGGATATGCATATATATTAGATATAAAAAAACGCACGTCAAGGCGTGCGTTATAATTGTCATAAAAGTTTAACGAAGATAAATCAGAGCTGATTGGTTACGTTATGACTCCAGCGTCGAGCTTCGGTGAGCTCAGTTTTAACCTGTTCCACACTCAATCCTAAATGAGCACAGTGCTCATCCATCTGCTGCCAATCGGCATGCTCAAAGCTCTCTTCAAGGGCCAGCAAGGTTCCATATGGCCCTTCTCTACGTAGCAGAGCCACCTTGATACTTTTACACAAGGGCAGTTGCTCAACTAAATTCTCTAACGACAAGTCGAGCAGCGCATCAAGCAACGAGAACAAACCAATCATAAAGGCTTGCTCGGCATGCCCTTCAAATGCCTGATAACGAGACATACGTTGGCAGAACTGAGCTCGCTGAAGCGATAAGCCATATAGCTCTTTTGGCTTCTTATCAGAGACATAAGACGCCACCGCCAACGAGACAAACATTTTCAGCTTCTCTTGCCCCAGATAAACCAAAGCCTGGCGGAACGAAGAGATGGTGACCTCAAGACGAGGTGACATGGTATTCACAAAACGCAGTAACTTATACGACAAGGCAACATCTTTCGCGACGATGCTTTCGACACGTTGAAAGTTGACTTCCGGCTTACACACTTCTTGGAACAGCTCCATAGCAATTACTTGCTCAGGGCTAATGTACTTGGTCTTGATGATTTCAGGTTTGCTGAAGAAGTACCCTTGGAAGAACTTAAAACCCGCCTCTTTCGCTTGCTTAAACTCTTGCTCAGTTTCGACTCTTTCAGCCAGAAAGCTAAACTTCTTCCCTTGATGAGCTCTTACCAAATCACACGCTTCATTCAAGCCCATTTGCATGATATCGAGCTTAACAATATGCGTGTATTTAAGGAATCGTTCCCATTCTGGCGTAGAGGTAAAATCATCTAGGGCAATCATGTACCCCGCTTGATAGAGCTCTTTGACCGCTTCTAACAGCTCATCCGTCGGTTGGCAGGTTTCAAGAATCTCGACCACCACCTTGTCTTTCGGCAAGCCTAAAGGAAGTCGACGAATCAAGCTTTGATGAGGGAAATTAATAAAACAGCGCGAAGATGGAATCGAAGGGTTATGCCCAACCGATAAGAAGTTCTCAACAATCAGACGATACGTTGCTCGATTAGACTCAATATGCGCTGGGTAGGCATTCCTTTCTCCGTCGCGAAACAACAGCTCATAACCAAGCGTGTTCTTGTTACGGTTTAAGATAGGTTGTCGAGCAACGTAGGTAGCGGTCATTTATCTATAACTCTATTGATTTATCTATAACTGTATTGCTTTACTAAGCTTTAGCGGCAGCAAGCAAGGCACCGCAACCCATGAACATACCACCAAATATTTTATTTATCTTACTCATTATACGATCAGAACGAATAAAACGTCCCATTTGTGAAGCTAATGAGGTGTAACCCAACATAACAACACTATCAATGAATACGGTTGTAACTCCTAGCACTAATAACTGCGGTGCTTGCGGTTGTGTAGGATCGATAAATTGAGGAAACAAAGCCACCAAAAACACGATAGATTTTGGGTTAGTTAGATTGATAAGCACGGCATTTCTAAGCAGCTTACCACTCGATAGCGTTGAGCTTTCTTCTGAAGCCACCAAGCTAGAATTATCACGCCATTTTTGAATACCCAACCAAACAAGGTAAACCACGCCTACCCATTTGATGATGGTGAACGCCAACGCAGATTGAGCCACCAGTGCACCAATACCGGCACCCACCAGCATGATGTGGAATGCAAGACCGAGCTGTAAGCCGGCGATCGACGCAAGTGACTTCTTGGTGCCATAACTTAGCCCATTGCTGATTGAGTTAACGGTACCAGAGCCCGGAGCCAAACTAAACAATATCGCCGTGACGACATAAGCAAGCCAAACATGAGTATCCATTTGCATTTCCTTACTAGTTCTTTAATCTAACAACATTAGTAGCGATAAAGCTCTCACATGCATCAGTTCAGGTAACTTCCCATGGAAAACCACAGTGCCGCCCCATTTTCGTACACGCAAGAACCTGAGTTCGAGCAAGCGATTAAACACCCGATCTCTGCCCTTTGGCAACAACGTAAAGATGGGTATGTCACATCATCAGGTAAAAAGAAGCTGTACTGGTGTAGCCTAACCTCACCAACGCACACCAAAGCCATTGTGATTTCAAATGGCCGCATTGAGTGTTGCTTGAAATACCAAGAACTCTTTTATGATTTTTATCAGCAAGGCTATGACGTTTATTCATTTGACCACCAAGGTCAAGGCCAGTCGGAACGCATGGTAACAGACTCTGACATTGGTCACATTCATGAGTTTGATGATTACGCCTCAGATATGTCTGACGTCATTGCCAGTTTTGACCTAAGCCGATACTCCAATCGCTACCTACTGGCACACTCAATGGGCAGCACCATAGCCACTCGCTATCTACAAACTCATCCCGATCACCCGTTTGACAAAGTTACTCTGTGCGCTCCGATGTTTGGGATTAAGACTGAATGGTACTTCAAGCCCATCGCGATGGTTGTTGGACAAGTACTCACCGCTTTCTATGCTAAGCCGACTTATGCCCCGGGGCAGCAAGCGTACTACTCTAAGCCCTTCGAAAATAACTTACTCAGCCACAGCAAGGTACGCTATCACTGGTTCCGTTGCTTGTATGACGGCTCCCCTTCTTTGCAGGTTGGCGGACCAAGCACTCGCTGGGTATGGCAAGGGTTAATGGCAGCCAAGCAGGCGATACAACAAACTCGTCAAATCAAGATCCCACTGCTATTGATTCAAGCTGGTGAGGAGAAGATTGTCAGCAACAGCGCTCAAGTGAAGTTCATCAATAAACTGAAGAAAACCAACTCAGCCTGCCAGTTTAAGGCCATTGAAGGGTCTAAGCATGAGGTGCTGTTTGAGAAAGACGAATATCGCAATCAAACACTGAATGCTATCAATCAGTTTTTTGCCTAGAGCTAATAAACTAATAAACTAATAAACTAATAAACTAATAAACTAATAAGCGAATAAGCTGAGTAACCGACCAAGAACATAAGCGCTAAAGAGGAAGAGAAGTAAGTGAGCTTTGCCCTCTTTTCTTGCATGAAATTGGCATACAATTTCTACCTAGAGATATTGTAGTTAAAACGATTCTAGCGTTGGCTAGCGTCGATATTGGTTAAGCATTTTTGCAATGAGGGTTAAATGAGTATTCCTGCACTAAAAGATTCCGTGAAAATTGTTGCTTCTGATTTAGATGGTACGCTTTTGGCTCCCAACCATCAGCTAAGCGACTTTACCAAGCTAACACTTAAGAAATTACACGACCAAGGTTATACCTTTATCTTCGCTACGGGTCGTCACCACGTCGATGTGGCGGGTATTCGTCAGATCGCAGGTATTCCGGCGTACATGATCACTTCAAACGGTGCACGCGTGCATGACCAGAACGATCAACTGATGTATAGCCAGAACGTGCCTCAGGAACTCGTTCAACCTGTTATCGATATTGTTCGCCAAGACCCAAATCTCTTTATTCACATGTACCAGAATGAAGATTGGCTACTGGACCGTGAAGACGAAATGCTGGCAAAATTCCACAGTGAGTCTGGCTTTAGCTACAAGCGCTTTGAAGCAGAAAATGCACCAAGCGAAGGTATTGCGAAAGTCTTTTTCACTCACCCAGAGCAGGACCACGAATATCTCGTCACGTTTGAACAAAAGCTAAGAGATGCTTTTGGCGACAAACTGAACATCGCCTTCTCTACACCTTGGTGTCTGGAAGTGATGGCCGCTGAAGTCTCTAAAGGCCACGCCCTAGACGCTGTTGCGAAATCACTGAACCTGACACTGGATAACTGTGTTGCCTTTGGTGACGGAATGAACGATGCCGAGATGCTGGCTATGGCAGGCAAAGGCTTAGTGATGGGTACATCGCATGAGAAAGTATTTAAAGCTTTACCAGACAATGAAGTGATTGGCAGCAGCGCAGACGACGCCGTTGCTCACTACCTAGAAAAGCACCTGCTCTAATCTCGTCGAAGAGATCTGAATAAATAAAAAGGCAGCCAATGGCTGCCTTTTTTGAACCTTACGTAAAAAGCTCTCTCTAACGCTAACGAGAACCTAGCACTTCTTTGCTTAAGATCGCCTGCCACTCTTGCTCTGTAACTGGCATGATGGATAAGCGATTGCCCCGTTTAACCAACAGCATTTCTGCTAGCTCAGGCATCGCTTTAAGCGTTGCCAAAGGAATTAAGCGCTCAGTCACTCGCACAAACTCGACATCCACCATTATCCAGCGCGGGTTGTCTGGCGAAGACTTGGCATCGTAGTAATCACTTTCTGGATCGAATTGAAAATGGTCTGGGTAGGCTTCTCTGGTTACTTTAGCGATCCCCGCTACGCCAACTTTCTTACATGATGAATGGTATATCATCACCAGGTCTCCAAGCTTAACGTCATCGCGCATCATGTTTCGAGCCTGATAGTTGCGTACACCCTCCCAACAAGAGGTTTTTTGTACTCTCAGAGTCTGAATAGAGAAGGTGTCGGGTTCTGTTTTAAATAACCAATATGCCATAATAAATCCAATTAACGGTTGCTCCGAGGAAGATATAACATGAAGGTAATGAAAAACCCAGTGACATGGCTAGTCGCATTCGCTCTACAAGGCTGTGTTACGGCACCTGATACGCCGCAACAACCTGAACTGCCTCCAGCAACCTTGGATGAGCCACTGAGCATTCAACCGCAAACCTTCATCATGCGTGGTCAGGTAGTGGTTGGCCATGAAAGCCGAACCTTCACCCCTTGCGGTAGCCAACAACAATACTGGTTAGATTTAACGCCAGAACTCGCATTAGAAGCGCAAGGGCTCTCAACGAGACCTTACCAAGCCTTATACGGCGAGCTGATTGGTCATCTAACCGTACCGAGCCAAACAGGGTATAACGCAGATTTCACGGCACGTTTCGTGGTTGATCAAGTGAATATTCTCACCGCAGAAAACCCTGACCGTTGTGACCAACCCCTGCGTTCAACACGTGTATTCGGCAATGAACCTTTCTGGTCAGCAAGCTTCGATAAAGACCAGCTCAAATACACTAAGATGGGCGAACAGCCACAGATCCTCGATATTGAATCAAGCCGCACCACACCAAGCAGTCGTGATTACCAATTAGAAGGTAAAGCAGCGCAAGGCCAACTCAACCTTACGAAAGAGAGTTGCAGCGACGGCATGAGCGATTCTATCTATGGATGGCATGCCAAGCTTAGCCTTAATGACAGTAACTATAATGGCTGTGCAACGGTCTCTAACCAAGATCCAACATTGGACTGGAGCGGGCTCTACTTCGCTAGCTCAACGCAGAACACTGGATTCTCTATCAACCTTGAGCTCAACGATGACCACAGCGCCATTACGACATACTCGTACAGCAATGGAGACCCTTCGATTGTTGAACAAGGCTTCTGGCAGCAACTGAACCAAAATCAGGTACAAGTGGTTATGACTCGCCACCAGCAACAGTATTTAATCTCCGAGCGCATCTTCACGCTCGATAGCGGCAAGCTGGTCGCTGAAAAAGAGAAAGTGGGCAACGTTGTCTACCCGATTGCCAATGGCGGTCTGGTGCTATTCGAAGCTAAGAATACACAAACGCAAGTCAACACCACCGCTAACGTTGATCTAACCGCAAAGCAGGTGAACTCCAGCGATCAACTTGATCAAAAAGTCGACCAAGCGATCCGCGAATACTTTAAGATCAATAACACCTCACCAGACAATACTAAGTACCGCTGGTTAACCTACGACTTAAATGGCGATGGTAAAGAAGAACTGTTTGCCCAGCTCGATTGGTGTGGCTCTGGTGGCTGTACACTGCTTATTTTTGAAAATCATCAAGATAACTGGCGCTTCAATAGCCGAGTGACACTGGTTAAGGGCGATATACGCTTAGGTAAATCGCAAAACCACGGTTGGCAAGATCTGATCTTCAATGTCAGCGGCGGCGGTGCAACACCAGCGAAGCACACATTGTCATATTCAGGTGTGAGCTACCCACTCAACCCAAGTGTCGCTCCAGTTGCAGATGATGCTGATATCAGCGACGTGGTTTTGTTTGCTGATGGTGTATCACCTGCACAAAGTGGAGTTAAGCTGTAAAGATGAGTAACCAACAAGCTTGCCATGGTTGTGGCTTCACTCACCAGTGCGTTTGTCATCTAATACCGACGGTTGAAAGCCAAACCGATCTTGTCCTACTGACTCATGAGAATGAGCTGTCACGAGACACCAACACCGGAAAGTTGCTTCAGCAATCCCTTGAGCAGTGTCAGTCCATTGTGTGGCAAAGGAAAACACCACCAGCCGAGCTAATGGCGCTGCTTGAAGATGAAACACGACAACCGTTTCTTTTATTCCCGAGTGATCAAAGCATCGAGTGTCAGCAAGCAGTGATGACCCAAGCCATGAGTCGAAAACCGCTATTCATTATCTTGGATGGCACATGGCAAGAAGCGAAGAAGATGCTTAACAAGAGCTCGTGGTTACAAGCTGTCCCACAAGTTCACCTCGACATCACCAGCGAATCCTCTTACACCTTGCGCCGCAATCAAGACAGTGGCCATCTGTGTACTTGCGAAGTGGGTATTGAGTTACTCAAATCTTTAGGTGAAAGCGAACCTGCCAAGCTTATTGATGACTACTACCAACAGTATCTAAAAGTATTCCACGCCGACAAATGTGGCCACGCTCTCAAATAGATCAAGCAGGCGCGCGAGAAGGCAATAAGCACATTTCAGGGCGGGACAGATACTAAAAACAAAAAGGGTGAGCCATAAACTCACCCTTTTTACATTGTACTTTCGTTATTGAACCAACCAGTGTTTCACGTGAAACTCTCGCTCCATCAAAACAAACGCTGAGGTTGACCAAAGTAATACCCTTGCAGGTAATCGACGCCCATGTCTTCTGCAATACGACACACCTGTTCATTATGTACGAACTCCGCCACCGTCTTAGCATTCAGAATCTGACATAAGCTCACCAGCTGTTGGGCTATTTTGCGTTGCTTTTTATCCTTATCGATATTGCGAATTAAACTGCCATCAAGCTTTATCACTTGTGGTTCCAGTTTCAAGATCTCATCAATGTTCGAATAGCCTGAACCAAAGTCATCGACAATAATATTCACACCAAGATCTCGGAAGTGATTACACACCTCGATCAAGCGACCGTAATCCTGAATTTGTTCCGTTTCTAACACCTCTAAACCAATACGCTGTGGGTGACTGATTTTTTTGATGGCTTGCTCAAGGTGAAGAATGGTTTTCTCATTGCTAAAATCTTGTGGCGCCAAGTTAATTGAGAACGAATCGGTTCGCTGACTCATAAAATCGAAGGTGCGCGTTATCATCTGGCGACTCAGGCGTGTATAGAGATGGGTTCCCTCAATGATCGGCAAGAACTTACCCGGCGCAATCAACTGACCGTCCTCTTCAATTCGAACTAAGCACTCATAGCTTTCTACTTGATGGCTATGCGCCGATACAATAGGTTGAGAGCACGCAACAATATTTTGATTGAGCACTGCGCGGCTCACACACGATAGCCAGCCGAGTTGCTCTTGGCGATGCTTCTCGAGTTGAATTAACGTCTTGGCACTCACCAGATGTTTATTTTGGCTCACCGCACTGCGTCGAGCTTCAATCGCTTTCAGTAACAAGTCATCTATCGAGGTCGCAGGAAAGTCTCGACGACTCGCGACACCCGCACAGATTGAAACCGAAAGA belongs to Vibrio splendidus and includes:
- a CDS encoding tRNA-uridine aminocarboxypropyltransferase, giving the protein MSNQQACHGCGFTHQCVCHLIPTVESQTDLVLLTHENELSRDTNTGKLLQQSLEQCQSIVWQRKTPPAELMALLEDETRQPFLLFPSDQSIECQQAVMTQAMSRKPLFIILDGTWQEAKKMLNKSSWLQAVPQVHLDITSESSYTLRRNQDSGHLCTCEVGIELLKSLGESEPAKLIDDYYQQYLKVFHADKCGHALK
- a CDS encoding COG3650 family protein, with protein sequence MKVMKNPVTWLVAFALQGCVTAPDTPQQPELPPATLDEPLSIQPQTFIMRGQVVVGHESRTFTPCGSQQQYWLDLTPELALEAQGLSTRPYQALYGELIGHLTVPSQTGYNADFTARFVVDQVNILTAENPDRCDQPLRSTRVFGNEPFWSASFDKDQLKYTKMGEQPQILDIESSRTTPSSRDYQLEGKAAQGQLNLTKESCSDGMSDSIYGWHAKLSLNDSNYNGCATVSNQDPTLDWSGLYFASSTQNTGFSINLELNDDHSAITTYSYSNGDPSIVEQGFWQQLNQNQVQVVMTRHQQQYLISERIFTLDSGKLVAEKEKVGNVVYPIANGGLVLFEAKNTQTQVNTTANVDLTAKQVNSSDQLDQKVDQAIREYFKINNTSPDNTKYRWLTYDLNGDGKEELFAQLDWCGSGGCTLLIFENHQDNWRFNSRVTLVKGDIRLGKSQNHGWQDLIFNVSGGGATPAKHTLSYSGVSYPLNPSVAPVADDADISDVVLFADGVSPAQSGVKL